In a single window of the Raphanus sativus cultivar WK10039 chromosome 9, ASM80110v3, whole genome shotgun sequence genome:
- the LOC108827501 gene encoding F-box protein SKIP19-like, producing MASSSSSSNSSPQSTSVTQLMKHEEPTNWSELPPELISSILLRLNSIEILEKAQKVCRSWRRACKDPSMWRKVDMYNNGDLGSMGYDLEIMCRHAVDRSQGGLLEIDIWYFGTDELLNYIADRSSNLKSLRLIMCYPIADEGFVEAVRKLPLLEYLEITYGAMSGEALKVAGQSCPNLKKLRLNSEPNPRFNDEELNDKKALGIAESMPELRHLQLVGNTLTNTGLTAILDGCPHLEHLDLRKCFNVRLEGDLEKRCSERIKELRRPDDSTADHPYGFNIEDLLGPNNYYWDDSTAGYPYGTYNVYDLSDCSDCYSDEFY from the exons AtggcttcttcatcttcttcttccaactCTTCGCCGCAGTCTACTTCCGTGACTCAGCTGATGAAGCACGAAGAGCCTACAAACTGGTCGGAGCTTCCGCCGGAACTGATCTCATCGATCCTACTCCGTCTTAACTCGATTGAGATACTGGAGAAAGCTCAGAAAGTGTGCAGATCGTGGCGTCGAGCCTGTAAAGACCCATCGATGTGGCGGAAGGTTGACATGTACAACAACGGAGACTTGGGAAGCATGGGGTACGACCTAGAGATCATGTGCCGTCACGCAGTTGATCGTAGCCAAGGCGGTTTGCTTGAGATCGACATTTGGTACTTCGGTACTGATGAGTTACTCAATTACATAGCCGACAG GTCAAGTAATCTGAAGAGCCTTAGGCTCATAATGTGCTATCCAATAGCAGACGAGGGATTTGTGGAAGCAGTTAGGAAACTGCCGTTACTTGAATACCTCGAGATCACATACGGCGCAATGTCAGGAGAGGCTCTGAAAGTTGCAGGACAGTCTTGTCCGAATCTGAAGAAGCTGAGGTTAAACTCTGAACCTAACCCCCGGTTTAATGACGAAGAGCTTAATGACAAGAAAGCTCTAGGGATTGCGGAAAGCATGCCTGAacttcgccacctccagcttgTTGGGAACACATTAACCAACACGGGCTTGACCGCTATTCTTGATGGTTGTCCTCACCTGGAACACCTTGATTTACGCAAGTGTTTCAACGTAAGACTTGAAGGGGATCTGGAGAAGAGATGTTCCGAGAGGATCAAAGAGTTGAGACGCCCGGATGACTCAACCGCTGATCACCCGTATGGATTTAACATTGAGGATTTATTAGGTCCCAACAACTATTATTGGGATGACTCAACCGCTGGTTACCCGTATGGAACTTATAACGTCTATGATTTATCAGACTGCAGCGATTGTTA
- the LOC108826315 gene encoding uncharacterized protein LOC108826315, whose product MERYLNLNKRKAPDINLEDLPWDPAKRKNILDYPYNQRDEVRRKYLTRGPCQPSGHTFQKKSIGGVLRRFNPQWFEQYSDWLEYSVEQEKAFCLFCYLFRVQAGKQGGSDAFVSTGFSSWNKADSFSKHMGDHTSFHNDARNKCENLMRQGQSIKHALHKQTNAVKNDYRIRLSASVDVSRHLLHQGLSFRGHDEKEESTNKGNFLELLKYTASQNEAVRKVVLNNAPKNNQMTSPPIQKDIAHCFAEEVTKSVIQEINNDVFGLLVDESADISDKEQMAVVFRFVDKFGLVKERFVGLSHVKETSSSTLKDAIDDLFSKHGLSLKKVRGQGYDGASNMKGEFNGLRSLILRESRSAYYVHCFAHQLQLVVVAGAKKHFEVGEFFDMVHVLLNVVGASCKRKVMLTESNRKRMEEEISKGKMKTGTGLNQDLSLKRPGYTRWGSHYKTLLRLVVMFPCVIEVLEHIEKEGTDGNKRQQAYGLLKYFQTFGFVFHLHLMLVVLGLTNNLSKALQKRDQEILNAVSLVESTKRQLQKLRDEGWDDFVAEVYSFSEKNNTEVPNMDEDFVDSRRPRRKTGITNLHHYKVECFYTVLDLQLQEFNDRFDEVNSELLICMASLSPIDSFVQFDKSLLVRLAELYPDDFSCVERRSLEQQLDIYLDNVKKDQRFFNLESIGDLARVLVETRKHLSHPLVYRLLKLCLILPVATASVERCFSAMNIVKTASRNSIGDEFLSDCLVCFIEKQILDTVTNETIIKRFQSMSERRVHL is encoded by the coding sequence ATGGAACGGTATTTGAatttgaacaaaagaaaagctCCTGATATCAACTTGGAGGATTTGCCGTGGGATCCAGCTAAGCGGAAAAACATTTTAGACTATCCTTATAATCAAAGAGATGAGGTACGGCGCAAGTATTTGACTAGAGGACCTTGTCAACCTAGTGGTcatacttttcaaaaaaaatcaataggaGGTGTATTACGACGCTTTAATCCACAGTGGTTTGAGCAGTACTCTGATTGGTTAGAGTATAGTGTGGAACAAGAAAAggctttttgtttgttttgttactTGTTCAGAGTTCAAGCTGGAAAACAAGGCGGAAGTGATGCTTTTGTGTCAACAGGGTTTTCTAGTTGGAATAAGGCTGATAGTTTCAGTAAACACATGGGAGATCATACTAGTTTTCACAACGATGCTAGAAATAAGTGTGAAAACTTGATGAGACAAGGTCAGTCTATCAAGCATGCTTTACATAAACAAACCAATGCTGTGAAAAATGATTATCGGATCCGTTTGAGTGCTTCAGTTGATGTTTCTAGACACTTGTTACACCAAGGATTGTCTTTTCGTGGTCATGATGAGAAAGAAGAGTCAACAAACAAAGGTAATTTCTTAGAGCTTCTGAAGTATACGGCTAGTCAAAATGAGGCTGTTAGGAAAGTTGTGCTGAACAATGCTCCTAAAAATAATCAGATGACTTCTCCTCCTATCCAAAAAGACATTGCTCATTGCTTTGCCGAAGAAGTAACTAAGTCTGTTATACAAGAAATCAACAATGATGTCTTTGGCTTGCTGGTAGATGAATCTGCTGATATTTCAGATAAAGAGCAAATGGCTGTGGTTTTTCGTTTCGTTGATAAGTTTGGGCTCGTAAAAGAAAGATTTGTTGGCCTTAGTCATGTGAAAGAGACATCTTCTTCAACTCTGAAGGATGCTATTGATGATCTGTTTTCGAAACATGGATTGAGTTTGAAAAAGGTGAGAGGTCAAGGTTATGATGGGGCCAGCAATATGAAAGGGGAATTCAATGGTTTAAGATCTTTGATTTTGAGAGAAAGTAGATCTGCATACTATGTTCATTGTTTTGCTCATCAACTTCAGTTGGTTGTTGTGGCTGGTGCAAAGAAGCATTTTGAAGTTGGAGAATTTTTCGATATGGTTCATGTTCTGTTGAATGTGGTTGGAGCTTCTTGTAAGAGGAAAGTTATGCTCACTGAAAGTAATCGCAAGAGAATGGAAGAAGAGATTAGTAAGGGTAAAATGAAGACTGGAACTGGGCTGAATCAAGACCTTTCTCTTAAAAGACCTGGATATACTCGTTGGGGTTCACATTACAAGACTTTATTACGTCTTGTTGTGATGTTTCCATGTGTTATTGAAGTTCTTGAACATATCGAGAAAGAAGGCACAGACGGCAACAAAAGACAGCAAGCATATGGTCTCCTCAAATATTTTCAgacctttggttttgtctttCATCTTCACTTGATGCTTGTTGTTTTGGGACTCACTAATAATTTGTCAAAGGCTCTACAGAAAAGAGACCAAGAGATCTTGAATGCAGTTTCATTGGTTGAATCTACTAAGCGACAGTTACAGAAGCTTAGAGATGAAGGATGGGATGATTTTGTGGCTGAAGTTTATTCTTTTAGTGAGAAGAATAATACTGAAGTGCCTAATATGGATGAAGACTTTGTTGACTCAAGAAGACCAAGGAGAAAAACTGGCATCACAAACTTGCATCATTATAAGGTGGAGTGTTTTTACACTGTTCTAGATTTGCAGCTTCAAGAGTTCAATGATCGATTTGATGAGGTGAATTCTGAACTACTAATCTGTATGGCATCCTTAAGTCCGATAGATTCTTTTGTTCAGTTTGACAAGTCATTGTTGGTGAGACTAGCTGAgctttatccagatgattttaGTTGTGTGGAGCGAAGATCTCTTGAGCAACAACTTGACATCTACCTTGATAATGTGAAAAAAGATCAAAGATTTTTTAATCTAGAGAGTATTGGTGATCTTGCTCGTGTATTGGTGGAGACAAGGAAACATCTTTCTCATCCTTTGGTTTATCGTCTTTTGAAGCTATGTTTGATTCTTCCTGTTGCAACTGCAAGTGTTGAAAGGTGCTTCTCTGCCATGAACATTGTGAAGACGGCATCGCGTAATAGTATTGGTGATGAATTTTTAAGTGATTGTCTAGTTTGTTTTATTGAAAAGCAAATTCTTGATACGGTGACAAACGAAACAATCATAAAACGCTTCCAAAGTATGAGTGAGCGTAGAGTACATCTTTGA
- the LOC108824372 gene encoding uncharacterized protein LOC108824372, translating to MSRLRAFSSPDLVPSDSGSVTSPTRTTEHQPHETSGLEGISTNVKLLLKLVQDHNEANSKQRDEWKAQRVTTMMAILDDVKTRILKAQQQSSGKKELRRCNTELKPRQGLNKSPTKPPPNDSDDVQKLRKDLSASMAARKSLQMMCSSLGKEKEIMAVELSRKAYELTEMEELISDLKAQNEKLLKKVQNCAVEHKKEDGDGGGGGGGGGDKGMPLQGRNKELSEQLLKSIDGYRSLKRRYKEVQEENGIMRQVLKDSAEEVNAGAQRLTELHEKVTREDEVDLEKEITELEKLFEEIGLKISNHSQIK from the exons ATGAGCCGGCTTCGAGCATTTTCTTCGCCGGATTTAGTTCCTTCTGATTCTGGATCTGTTACATCCCCAACAAGAACCACAGAGCACCAACCTCATGAAACTTCTGGTCTAGAAG GTATCTCAACGAATGTCAAGCTACTCCTGAAACTGGTTCAAGATCACAACGAAGCTAACTCAAAGCAACGCGACGAATGGAAGGCACAGAGAGTTACCACGATGATGGCGATTCTCGACGATGTAAAGACACGGATACTGAAAGCTCAGCAACAATCATCAGGGAAAAAAGAGCTTAGAAGATGCAACACAGAACTGAAACCGAGGCAAGGTCTCAACAAGAGTCCAACAAAGCCGCCACCGAACGATTCCGACGATGTTCAGAAGCTGAGAAAAGACCTGAGCGCGAGCATGGCTGCAAGAAAGAGTCTTCAAATGATGTGTTCGAGTTTAGGCAAGGAGAAAGAGATAATGGCTGTCGAGCTTTCGAGGAAAGCTTACGAGTTGACAGAAATGGAGGAGCTTATAAGCGACCTCAAGGCTCAAAACGAGAAACTGCTTAAGAAAGTGCAGAACTGCGCGGTTGAGCACAAGAAAGAAGATggtgatggaggaggaggaggaggaggaggaggagacaaagGCATGCCTCTTCAGGGAAGAAACAAAGAGTTGTCTGAACAGCTTCTCAAGTCTATTGACGGATACAGATCTCTTAAAAGGAGATACAAAGAAGTTCAAGAGGAAAATGGAATCATGAGACAAGTTCTTAAAGATTCTGCAGAAGAAGTGAATGCTGGGGCTCAGAGACTAACGGAACTGCACGAGAAGGTCACAAGAGAAGATGAAGTGGATCTTGAAAAGGAGATTACAGAACTAGAGAAGTTGTTTGAAGAGATTGGTCTTAAAATCTCCAACCATTCCCAAATAAAGTAA
- the LOC108824392 gene encoding putative hydrolase C777.06c produces MEKNGIDEDLTALIFLGTGCSLAVPDFRCLLQPSDPPCNVFSQSLSLLPHLNPNYRCNTSLLIDYCCQEEDGRHYYIIIDVGKSFREQVLRWFTCYKIPRIDSIILTHEHADAILGLDDIRSFQPRGSAIDSSPLPVFLSQFTMESISTRFPYLVEKKVKQVPRRVSQLDWRIIEENCDKPFIASGLSFTPLPVMHGEDYVALGFLFGHKSKVAYISDVSRIPPSTEYAISKDGAGQLDLLILDTNLPFKRGLQPTHICFPEALEIIKRLCPKRVLLTGMTHDFDHHEYNEMLVEWSLREGIHVQLAHDGLRLPINL; encoded by the exons ATGGAGAAGAACGGTATCGATGAAGATCTAACGGCCCTGATCTTCCTCGGAACAGGCTGCTCCCTCGCAGTTCCCGATTTCCGATGCTTACTCCAGCCATCGGATCCTCCTTGCAATGTCTTTTCTCAGTCTCTCTCTTTACTACCTCATCTTAACCCTAACTACAG ATGCAATACATCGCTCTTGATTGATTACTGCTGCCAGGAAGAAGATGGTAGACATTATTACATAATCATTGATGTTGGCAAGAGTTTTAGAGAGCAAGTCCTTCGTTGGTTTACCTGCTACAAGATCCCCAGAATTGATTCC ATCATTCTAACTCATGAGCACGCAGACGCAATTCTTGGCCTAGATGATATTCGATCCTTTCAACCGCGTGGTTCAGCCATTGACAGCAGTCCGCTTCCTGTCTTTCTATCTCAGTTTACAATGGAAAg CATTTCTACGAGGTTTCCTTATTTGGTTGAAAAGAAGGTTAAACAAGTACCAAGACGTGTTTCACAGCTTGACTGGAGAATCATAGAAGAGAATTGTGACAAACCGTTTATTGCTTCAGGCTTATCTTTCACTCCTCTTCCA GTGATGCATGGAGAGGATTACGTTGCCTTAGGTTTCCTCTTCGGCCATAAAAGTAAAGTGGCTTATATATCAGATGTATCACGCATCCCACCTAGTACTGAGTATG CTATCTCCAAAGATGGAGCTGGACAGTTAGATCTTCTTATCCTGGATACAAATCTACCATTTAAG AGAGGACTACAACCTACACACATCTGTTTTCCTGAG GCTCTTGAGATCATAAAGAGGCTCTGTCCAAAGAGAGTGCTTTTAACTGGTATGACACATGATTTTGACCACCATGAATACAATGAGATGCTTGTAGAATGGTCTCTAAG GGAAGGAATCCATGTACAGCTTGCTCATGATGGATTAAGGCTTCCAATAAACTTATGA
- the LOC108825628 gene encoding uncharacterized protein LOC108825628 encodes MVLKPFAAVTAREGCSSELEREAMEVSSGVDDSRQRKRKAELDPEEESDGEIGEGRIEESEDDDDKDPLAVPEWDVDSFDGVVYTSSSEPDREIMEKAINDYRICKKQLITSKGFMVDPSLRPHYLYKRIGHLNFNDSGFNRDYCEKMVSVCLERHNQDKGSNVEFVEVVRANYRGGPRPKSYITFMAREKPDGPLVEYQAKGMATLDRKKHPILCRASPTPTPQNQNF; translated from the exons ATGGTTCTCAAACCTTTCGCAGCCGTGACGGCGAGGGAAGGGTGTTCGAGCGAGTTGGAGAGGGAGGCCATGGAGGTTTCATCGGGCGTTGACGATTCGCGCCAGAGAAAGCGTAAGGCCGAGCTCGATCCAGAGGAAGAGAGCGATGGTGAGATTGGAGAAGGCAGAATTGAGGAGAGCGAGGATGATGATGACAAAGATCCCTTAGCGGTGCCAGAGTGGGATGTGGACAGCTTCGATGGTGTGGTCTATACTTCCTCTTCGGAGCCTGATCGTGAaatcatggagaaagctatcAATGACTATCGCATCTGTAAAAAACAGCTCATCACCAGCAAG gGTTTCATGGTGGATCCATCGCTTAGGCCACATTATTTGTACAAAAGAATCGGCCACTTAAATTTTAATGACAGTGGATTCAACAGAGATTACTGTGAAAAGATGGTCTCTGTATGTCTTGAGAGGCATAACCAAGACAAG GGTTCGAATGTGGAGTTTGTTGAAGTGGTGAGAGCTAACTATCGAGGGGGTCCGAGACCCAAGTCATACATTACATTCATGGCCAGGGAGAAACCGGATGGGCCTCTTGTTGAGTATCAAGCCAAAGGTATGGCTACTCTTGACAGGAAGAAGCATCCCATCCTCTGTAGAGCGTCTCCTACGCCAACGCCTCAAAACCAAAACTTCTAG